In a genomic window of Methylobacter sp. YRD-M1:
- a CDS encoding class I SAM-dependent methyltransferase, which produces MLKRQLQWFLSGIRASKYSDRVLFEILSELMPPTMDKQNLICSVCGGSCSLLDVVDFNKSCEEARGKFLGLAGIPVYYALCSKCGFCFSPELHVWTLDEFEERIYNDEYILVDPDYIETRPRANAATLLSIFSSLPHSVRHLDYGGGNGLLVKLLRESNWESVSYDPFVDRNVSVEQLGKFELITAFEVFEHVPDVQGLMSNLRSLLSSNGLILFSTLLSDGNIYSNQRINWWYASPRNGHISLFSRNSLAILAQNSGFNFGSFSQGLHVFLASVPPWAAHIIQVG; this is translated from the coding sequence ATGCTGAAAAGACAATTACAATGGTTCTTATCGGGTATTCGAGCATCCAAATACTCCGATAGAGTGTTATTTGAGATATTAAGTGAACTTATGCCTCCGACTATGGATAAACAAAATTTAATCTGTTCCGTTTGCGGCGGATCTTGTTCGTTACTCGATGTCGTGGACTTTAATAAATCCTGTGAGGAAGCAAGAGGTAAGTTTCTTGGCCTTGCAGGAATTCCCGTTTACTATGCACTCTGTAGCAAATGTGGTTTTTGTTTTAGTCCAGAGCTACACGTGTGGACGTTAGACGAGTTTGAGGAAAGGATATACAACGATGAATACATCTTGGTGGATCCCGACTACATCGAAACTAGGCCTCGAGCAAATGCCGCTACTTTGCTTTCTATATTTAGCAGTCTTCCGCATTCTGTTAGGCACCTTGATTATGGCGGGGGAAATGGGCTTCTCGTGAAGCTCCTGCGTGAATCAAATTGGGAGTCCGTTTCTTACGATCCTTTCGTAGATAGGAATGTCAGCGTTGAGCAACTCGGAAAATTTGAACTAATTACTGCATTTGAAGTTTTTGAGCACGTTCCCGATGTTCAAGGGTTGATGTCGAATTTGCGCTCACTGCTTTCTTCGAATGGACTTATATTATTTTCGACATTGTTGTCAGACGGAAACATTTATTCCAACCAAAGGATAAACTGGTGGTACGCATCCCCGCGCAATGGGCACATCAGCCTGTTTTCAAGAAACAGTCTCGCAATTCTCGCGCAAAATAGCGGATTCAATTTTGGTAGCTTCTCGCAGGGCTTGCATGTTTTCCTCGCAAGCGTGCCGCCTTGGGCCGCTCACATTATCCAGGTGGGCTAA
- a CDS encoding IS982 family transposase, whose amino-acid sequence MNWQERLITIYLYVCKHYRQQLWTYSQRMSNYADLSFSDEEVITLYLFGVIDKHREIKQIYAYADRHLRSWFPRLPSYVAYVQRLNRMSDVFAPLLALIQQEQEARHPGQVWLIDSFPVALAKQSRRFKACVAKELADSGYCSTKKLYYYGVRVHVIGRRQSGSLPIPEYIGVTGASDHDGKIFDQIRPYLHSNELYGDKAYHRPDAEAVRQAQNLTVLTPVKKQKGQRYLEPLDQWLSTAVSRVRQPIEALFAWIEAKTGIECASKVRSYNGLMVHVFGKLAAALFFWNFLRISS is encoded by the coding sequence ATGAACTGGCAAGAGCGATTAATAACGATTTATCTCTATGTATGCAAGCATTATCGACAACAGCTTTGGACTTACAGTCAACGCATGAGCAATTATGCCGATTTGAGTTTCAGCGATGAAGAGGTGATTACCCTGTATTTATTCGGTGTCATTGATAAGCACCGGGAAATAAAACAAATCTATGCCTATGCGGATCGGCATTTGCGCTCCTGGTTTCCCAGATTACCCAGTTATGTGGCGTATGTGCAACGCTTGAATCGGATGTCCGATGTGTTTGCGCCCTTATTGGCACTGATTCAGCAAGAACAAGAGGCCAGGCATCCAGGGCAAGTCTGGCTGATTGACTCCTTCCCGGTGGCCTTGGCCAAGCAAAGTCGCCGGTTTAAAGCTTGTGTGGCCAAAGAGTTGGCTGACTCAGGCTACTGCTCAACAAAGAAGCTGTACTATTATGGTGTTCGGGTGCATGTCATAGGGCGCCGTCAGTCGGGCTCATTGCCAATACCTGAGTATATCGGAGTGACAGGTGCCAGTGACCATGATGGCAAGATATTTGATCAGATTCGGCCGTACTTGCACAGCAATGAACTGTATGGCGATAAAGCTTATCATCGGCCCGATGCCGAAGCTGTCAGGCAAGCCCAGAACCTGACTGTCCTGACACCGGTTAAAAAACAAAAAGGCCAACGCTATCTGGAACCCCTGGATCAATGGCTGTCCACCGCCGTTTCTCGCGTTCGGCAACCGATTGAAGCCTTATTTGCCTGGATTGAAGCAAAGACAGGCATTGAATGCGCCAGTAAAGTACGTTCATATAATGGACTGATGGTGCATGTCTTCGGAAAGCTGGCGGCGGCTCTGTTTTTCTGGAATTTTTTACGAATTAGCTCTTAA
- a CDS encoding IS630 family transposase yields MPRKAIEILLTDEQKARLEKITRSHSAERRWVERAGIILACAAGKQNQEIAADYGTSVVRVSKWRRRFAEHGFSGLEDEQRPGQPTIYGQAFRDQLLAKLETQPPAGLARWDCQTLAEDLGASKHAVWRALKKEGIHLHRARSWCVSTDPEFTEKSAAIIGLYLNPPLNALVLSVDEKPSIQALERKTGYIETRDHQTVRAYQSTYQRHGTLNLFAALNVATGHIQAQTTQTKTREDFLQFMDQVLQEVSEDKEVHVILDNYCTHKKNDEWLKKYEGRVQFHFTPTSASWLNQIEIWFGILSRKTLKEASFSSAEELKNAIEAFIVRHNQKAQPFKWRRREVKGSQIKNTITNLRN; encoded by the coding sequence ATGCCTAGAAAAGCCATAGAAATCCTATTAACAGACGAACAAAAAGCCCGGTTGGAGAAAATCACGCGCAGCCATAGCGCCGAGCGTAGATGGGTTGAACGAGCCGGTATTATTTTAGCTTGCGCTGCCGGCAAACAGAATCAAGAGATTGCCGCCGATTATGGGACGTCTGTTGTCCGGGTCAGCAAATGGCGCAGGCGCTTTGCCGAGCATGGTTTTTCAGGGCTTGAAGATGAACAGCGGCCCGGCCAGCCGACGATTTATGGTCAAGCGTTCAGAGACCAGCTGTTGGCCAAACTGGAAACCCAGCCGCCAGCAGGCTTGGCCCGCTGGGACTGTCAAACCTTGGCCGAGGACTTAGGCGCCAGTAAGCATGCAGTTTGGCGGGCCTTAAAAAAAGAGGGCATTCACTTGCATAGAGCCCGGAGCTGGTGCGTCAGCACCGATCCTGAGTTTACCGAAAAATCGGCGGCTATCATTGGTCTGTATTTGAACCCGCCCTTGAATGCTTTGGTGTTAAGTGTCGATGAGAAACCCAGCATCCAGGCTCTGGAGCGGAAAACGGGTTATATTGAAACGCGGGATCACCAGACGGTTCGTGCCTACCAAAGCACTTACCAGCGTCACGGCACGTTAAATCTGTTTGCCGCCTTAAATGTGGCAACAGGTCATATTCAAGCGCAAACTACACAGACGAAAACGCGGGAAGACTTTCTGCAGTTTATGGACCAAGTACTGCAGGAGGTGTCTGAAGATAAAGAAGTGCACGTGATCCTGGATAATTACTGCACCCACAAGAAAAACGATGAATGGTTAAAAAAGTATGAGGGGCGTGTGCAGTTTCACTTTACGCCGACCTCGGCCAGTTGGCTGAATCAAATCGAAATCTGGTTTGGTATTTTGTCGCGTAAGACTTTGAAAGAAGCCAGTTTCAGTAGCGCTGAAGAATTAAAAAATGCGATTGAGGCTTTTATTGTTCGACATAACCAAAAGGCTCAACCGTTCAAATGGCGCCGTCGTGAGGTGAAAGGCAGCCAAATCAAAAATACAATAACTAATTTACGCAATTAA
- the amoC gene encoding bacterial ammonia monooxygenase, subunit AmoC, whose amino-acid sequence MAATTESVKADAAEAPLLNKRNMFAGAALYIVFYGWVRWYEGIYGWSAGLDSFAPEFETYWMNFLYTEMILEVVTASILWGYIWKTRDRKVMSITPREELRRHFTHWTWLVMYGIAIYYGASYFTEQDGTWHQTIVRDTDFTPSHIIEFYLSYPIYIITGFASFLYAKTRLPAYQQGLALQYMVSVIGPFMILPNVGLNEWGHTFWFMEELFVAPLHYGFVFFGWAALGVLGVINIEVAAFTKLLKKDLA is encoded by the coding sequence ATGGCAGCTACAACTGAATCAGTGAAAGCTGATGCTGCGGAAGCACCGCTGTTAAATAAAAGAAATATGTTCGCCGGAGCAGCACTGTATATCGTGTTCTACGGCTGGGTTCGTTGGTATGAAGGAATCTACGGCTGGTCAGCTGGTCTGGATTCATTCGCACCTGAATTCGAAACATATTGGATGAACTTTCTTTACACTGAGATGATTCTTGAAGTTGTGACCGCATCAATCCTGTGGGGTTACATCTGGAAAACTCGTGATCGTAAAGTAATGTCAATCACTCCAAGAGAAGAGTTAAGAAGACACTTCACACACTGGACTTGGTTAGTAATGTACGGTATCGCTATTTATTATGGCGCTAGCTACTTCACTGAGCAAGATGGTACATGGCATCAAACAATCGTTCGTGATACTGACTTCACTCCAAGTCACATCATCGAATTCTATTTGAGCTATCCTATCTATATCATTACTGGTTTTGCTTCATTCCTGTATGCAAAAACAAGACTGCCTGCTTACCAACAAGGTTTGGCATTACAGTACATGGTATCAGTAATTGGTCCTTTCATGATTCTGCCAAACGTTGGTCTGAATGAGTGGGGTCACACTTTCTGGTTTATGGAAGAGCTCTTCGTTGCTCCTTTACACTATGGCTTCGTATTCTTCGGATGGGCTGCTTTGGGTGTATTAGGTGTTATCAACATCGAAGTTGCAGCTTTCACTAAATTGCTGAAAAAAGACTTAGCTTAA
- a CDS encoding abortive infection family protein translates to MSLDILARDEKLKGRFMLALQKAIVKKFDAGDWNEIGYLTGQHDYIVHHRRLLRSLGFGDDDYGSCVFEVLNHFWQYDESALFQVAEHEKIRPYLEKHHLDVLSDLGISDAHVPTVFQSPLSAGEVVRRALADSEKLLQSNGAVSAVDRLHTALHGYLRSVCADAQIPVADGASITALFKAVRTNHPSLQDLGPQANEITRVLTAFSTVIDSINTIRNHASIAHPNENLLSDDEASLGVNAVRTIFNYLVKKVG, encoded by the coding sequence ATGAGCCTTGACATCCTTGCGCGTGACGAAAAGCTGAAGGGCCGCTTCATGCTCGCCCTTCAAAAAGCTATCGTAAAGAAATTTGATGCAGGAGACTGGAACGAGATCGGGTATTTGACAGGCCAACACGACTACATCGTTCACCACCGCCGGTTGCTTCGCAGCCTCGGATTTGGAGATGACGATTACGGTAGTTGCGTATTTGAAGTACTAAACCACTTTTGGCAGTATGACGAATCAGCACTTTTTCAAGTCGCTGAACATGAGAAGATAAGGCCATATCTTGAAAAGCACCACCTGGATGTTTTGTCAGACCTCGGCATATCTGACGCGCACGTTCCAACGGTTTTTCAGTCACCACTTTCCGCTGGCGAGGTCGTCAGACGCGCACTTGCTGATTCCGAGAAGCTTCTACAGTCTAACGGCGCCGTAAGCGCCGTAGACCGGCTACACACCGCGCTTCATGGTTACCTTCGATCGGTGTGCGCAGATGCTCAAATTCCGGTGGCTGACGGAGCTTCCATAACTGCTCTATTTAAGGCAGTAAGAACCAATCATCCATCACTTCAGGATCTTGGGCCTCAAGCAAATGAGATCACTCGGGTGCTCACGGCCTTCAGCACGGTCATCGATTCAATCAATACGATTAGAAACCATGCAAGTATTGCTCACCCAAACGAGAATTTGCTATCCGATGATGAGGCCTCGCTAGGTGTTAATGCCGTCCGTACGATCTTTAACTACCTCGTTAAGAAAGTCGGCTAG
- a CDS encoding CHC2 zinc finger domain-containing protein, whose protein sequence is MKHNLKADYIKHLVLPFDFYRHELPNAPLKKQGWNDGGLCPFHSDNKPGSFRVNLATGAYKCFACGMAGGDVVAFAMSLYGLKFADALAKLADDWGLV, encoded by the coding sequence ATGAAACATAACTTGAAAGCCGATTATATCAAACACTTAGTTTTACCGTTTGACTTTTACCGCCATGAATTGCCCAACGCGCCTTTAAAAAAGCAGGGCTGGAATGATGGCGGCCTTTGCCCTTTCCACAGTGACAATAAGCCCGGTTCTTTCCGTGTCAATCTGGCAACAGGGGCTTATAAATGTTTCGCTTGTGGTATGGCCGGGGGTGATGTTGTCGCCTTTGCTATGTCCCTGTACGGGCTTAAATTCGCTGATGCATTGGCAAAGCTGGCTGATGATTGGGGGCTTGTATGA
- a CDS encoding tyrosine-type recombinase/integrase, protein MARIKERTSKDGSIRYTAEIRLKGFPTQSATFKRKTDAKRWIQDTESAIREGRHFKTVEAKKHTLAELVDRCINDVLPIKSATLKRDQTTQLSWFKDEIGAFTLADINPAVITQCRDKLLTEIGQRGKVRTPASVVRYMAALSHAFTIAVNEWQWLEDSPMRKVKKPKEPRGRVRFLEDDDRARLLQACKESSNELLYICVILALSTGMRQGELMNLKWSDVNLKDRYIILHETKNEERRRVPLTGHALELLQEHAKVKRLDTSLLFPGKTHKDKPIDLRKPFETALKRAEITDFRWHDLRHCTASYLAMNGASSAEIAEILGHKTLQMVKRYAHLSDGHVSSVIESMNAKIFGGA, encoded by the coding sequence ATGGCACGTATCAAAGAACGCACATCAAAAGACGGTTCTATCCGTTATACAGCAGAAATCAGGCTAAAAGGTTTCCCTACTCAATCAGCCACATTTAAGCGCAAGACAGACGCTAAACGGTGGATTCAGGACACCGAATCAGCAATCCGTGAAGGCCGACACTTTAAAACAGTCGAAGCAAAGAAACATACCCTCGCTGAACTGGTAGACCGCTGCATCAATGACGTTTTACCCATCAAATCAGCCACACTTAAACGCGACCAGACAACGCAGCTTAGCTGGTTTAAGGACGAAATAGGCGCGTTTACTCTGGCCGATATTAACCCAGCAGTTATTACTCAGTGCCGAGACAAACTACTTACAGAGATTGGGCAGCGGGGCAAAGTTCGAACACCAGCCAGCGTAGTGCGCTATATGGCGGCTTTATCCCATGCTTTTACTATCGCCGTTAATGAGTGGCAATGGCTGGAAGATTCACCCATGCGGAAAGTTAAAAAGCCAAAAGAGCCGCGCGGCAGAGTTCGTTTCCTAGAGGATGACGACCGCGCAAGACTGCTACAAGCCTGTAAAGAATCATCTAATGAATTGCTTTATATATGCGTGATTCTGGCGTTGTCTACCGGAATGAGACAGGGCGAACTCATGAACTTGAAATGGTCTGACGTAAACCTGAAAGACCGCTATATCATCCTGCACGAAACCAAGAACGAAGAACGGCGGCGCGTACCCTTAACCGGCCATGCTCTGGAATTGCTGCAAGAACACGCTAAAGTAAAGCGGCTTGATACCTCGCTACTATTTCCCGGCAAAACTCACAAAGACAAGCCCATCGATTTAAGAAAGCCTTTTGAGACAGCCCTAAAACGCGCGGAAATAACTGATTTTCGCTGGCATGACCTAAGACATTGCACAGCCAGCTATTTAGCCATGAATGGCGCGTCATCAGCTGAAATAGCGGAAATTCTGGGACATAAGACACTGCAAATGGTTAAACGCTACGCCCACCTATCAGACGGCCATGTAAGCTCAGTAATTGAGTCCATGAACGCTAAAATATTTGGGGGGGCTTAA
- a CDS encoding Panacea domain-containing protein: MAHSALAIANAFLDLARGDGKGITPMKLQKLVYYAHGWNLGIFGEPLIDETIEAWKYGPVIQPIYHEFKSFGAEEITHCGTTFDPDAFDFVEPRPEGDENTLALVKKVWGEYGGFTAIQLSSV; encoded by the coding sequence ATGGCACATTCGGCACTTGCAATCGCTAACGCTTTTCTTGATTTAGCTCGGGGGGATGGAAAGGGTATTACGCCAATGAAACTTCAAAAATTGGTTTATTATGCCCATGGTTGGAATCTTGGAATTTTTGGTGAGCCATTGATTGACGAAACTATCGAAGCTTGGAAGTATGGCCCCGTAATTCAACCGATATATCATGAATTTAAATCGTTTGGGGCGGAAGAAATTACTCACTGTGGAACCACGTTTGACCCTGATGCTTTTGATTTTGTTGAACCTCGGCCAGAGGGTGACGAAAATACTTTAGCTTTAGTCAAGAAGGTTTGGGGCGAGTATGGCGGGTTTACTGCTATACAGTTATCTAGTGTTTAA
- a CDS encoding IS630 family transposase yields MPRKAIEILLTDEQKARLEKITRSHSAERRLVERAGIILACAAGKQNQEIAADYGTSVVRVSKWRRRFAEHGFSGLEDEQRPGQPTIYGQAFRDQLLAKLETQPPAGLARWDCQTLAEDLGASKHAVWRALKKEGIHLHRARSWCVSTDPEFTEKSAAIIGLYLNPPLNALVLSVDEKPSIQALERKTGYIETRDHQTVRAYQSTYQRHGTLNLFAALNVATGHIQAQTTQTKTREDFLQFMDQVLQEVSEDKEVHVILDNYCTHKKNDEWLKKYEGRVQFHFTPTSASWLNQIEIWFGILSRKTLKEASFSSAEELKNAIEAFIVRHNQKAQPFKWRRREVKGSQIKNTITNLRN; encoded by the coding sequence ATGCCTAGAAAAGCCATAGAAATCCTATTAACAGACGAACAAAAAGCCCGGTTGGAGAAAATCACGCGCAGCCATAGCGCCGAGCGTAGATTGGTTGAACGAGCCGGTATTATTTTAGCTTGCGCTGCCGGCAAACAGAATCAAGAGATTGCCGCCGATTATGGGACGTCTGTTGTCCGGGTCAGCAAATGGCGCAGGCGCTTTGCCGAGCATGGTTTTTCAGGGCTTGAAGATGAACAGCGGCCCGGCCAGCCGACGATTTATGGTCAAGCGTTCAGAGACCAGCTGTTGGCCAAACTGGAAACCCAGCCGCCAGCAGGCTTGGCCCGCTGGGACTGTCAAACCTTGGCCGAGGACTTAGGCGCCAGTAAGCATGCAGTTTGGCGGGCCTTAAAAAAAGAGGGCATTCACTTGCATAGAGCCCGGAGCTGGTGCGTCAGCACCGATCCTGAGTTTACCGAAAAATCGGCGGCTATCATTGGTCTGTATTTGAACCCGCCCTTGAATGCTTTGGTGTTAAGTGTCGATGAGAAACCCAGCATCCAGGCTCTGGAGCGGAAAACGGGTTATATTGAAACGCGGGATCACCAGACGGTTCGTGCCTACCAAAGCACTTACCAGCGTCACGGCACGTTAAATCTGTTTGCCGCCTTAAATGTGGCAACAGGTCATATTCAAGCGCAAACTACACAGACGAAAACGCGGGAAGACTTTCTGCAGTTTATGGACCAAGTACTGCAGGAGGTGTCTGAAGATAAAGAAGTGCACGTGATCCTGGATAATTACTGCACCCACAAGAAAAACGATGAATGGTTAAAAAAGTATGAGGGGCGTGTGCAGTTTCACTTTACGCCGACCTCGGCCAGTTGGCTGAATCAAATCGAAATCTGGTTTGGTATTTTGTCGCGTAAGACTTTGAAAGAAGCCAGTTTCAGTAGCGCTGAAGAATTAAAAAATGCGATTGAGGCTTTTATTGTTCGACATAACCAAAAGGCTCAACCGTTCAAATGGCGCCGTCGTGAGGTGAAAGGCAGCCAAATCAAAAATACAATAACTAATTTACGCAATTAA
- a CDS encoding phage integrase — MTIKKDANGRWKVDVWPNGANGKRYRKTLNTKAEALRWKAWIIKNKQDSKDWEPKETTDKRKLSNLIDSWWNTHGQNLKDGHNRKLMISNVCKALGDPIASRLKPADFIEYRQKRLAAGVSANTLNHEHTYLNAIFNELIRIGEWTKENPTQKIKKLKIDEKELSYLTTEQIKELLDELKKANSDAWIISRLCLMTGARWSEIEELDASQIKQENGKAWISLAGTKNGKIRNIPIDGTIMQHINRKQGRLFKASYKTLQRRIKNVSFELPKGQLSHVFRHTFASHFMMNGGNIITLQRILGHGNLNMTMRYSHLAPEHLEEAIKLNPLSNM, encoded by the coding sequence ATGACGATAAAGAAAGATGCAAATGGTCGATGGAAGGTGGACGTCTGGCCAAACGGGGCAAACGGTAAAAGATACCGAAAAACCCTTAATACCAAAGCCGAAGCCTTAAGATGGAAAGCTTGGATAATTAAAAACAAGCAGGATTCAAAGGATTGGGAGCCCAAAGAGACAACGGACAAACGAAAGCTTTCTAATTTAATCGACAGCTGGTGGAACACCCACGGCCAGAACCTTAAAGACGGCCATAACAGGAAGCTAATGATCAGCAACGTATGCAAAGCGTTAGGCGATCCGATAGCCAGCCGATTAAAACCCGCCGATTTTATCGAATACAGGCAAAAGCGGCTTGCAGCTGGAGTCAGCGCCAACACCCTGAATCATGAGCATACCTATTTAAACGCCATATTTAATGAGCTGATCAGGATAGGCGAATGGACAAAGGAAAATCCAACCCAGAAAATCAAGAAGCTGAAAATAGATGAAAAGGAACTGAGTTATTTAACAACTGAGCAGATCAAGGAACTATTGGATGAACTAAAAAAAGCCAATTCTGACGCATGGATTATCAGCCGGTTATGCTTAATGACCGGAGCAAGATGGAGCGAGATTGAAGAACTGGACGCCAGCCAGATCAAACAGGAAAACGGAAAAGCATGGATTAGCCTGGCAGGAACAAAGAACGGGAAGATCCGCAATATCCCAATAGACGGAACCATCATGCAGCACATCAACAGGAAACAAGGCCGGCTATTTAAAGCCAGTTATAAAACGCTGCAAAGACGCATTAAAAACGTATCCTTTGAGTTACCCAAAGGGCAGCTGAGCCACGTATTCAGACACACATTCGCAAGTCATTTCATGATGAATGGCGGGAATATCATCACCCTGCAAAGAATACTTGGACATGGCAACTTGAACATGACCATGCGATATAGCCACCTTGCACCGGAACACCTAGAGGAAGCAATAAAACTGAATCCCTTAAGTAATATGTAA
- a CDS encoding HEAT repeat domain-containing protein → MKTIKTVIISAMIIGFISWLWPNLPSPVKEQTKREFDAANSSRAFAPPHSDSASDSVVQDKIPSNTSQPSNPPPFYVLFTSNHLSLASSSHPLQDIVDKITQQSGITIVMSEAIANPTTTLQFHDLSIEQGLHRLFENYDIFFFYTRDDGKSTRLATVWVYPQGRGKKFAPISPPIATLTNESIKDITDADSVKRATAITNLVEQQGSAATEIVKNALTDPDELIRIQTLDAALRAQIDLPLDTLTDLAQNDASAKIRSIALAGLFNRSANGLIGSSDILDALATAQKDDDPEVSELAAQLMQSLEETPTESNEQESQESQEQSMDP, encoded by the coding sequence ATGAAAACAATAAAGACTGTGATCATCTCTGCCATGATCATTGGCTTCATATCTTGGCTGTGGCCAAATCTGCCAAGCCCGGTAAAAGAACAAACGAAGAGAGAATTTGATGCGGCCAACTCCTCCCGGGCGTTCGCTCCACCTCATTCTGACTCTGCGTCGGACTCAGTAGTTCAAGATAAGATTCCAAGCAATACCTCTCAACCGTCCAATCCGCCGCCTTTTTATGTTCTATTTACATCTAATCACTTAAGCCTTGCATCCTCCAGTCATCCGCTTCAAGACATTGTGGATAAAATCACCCAACAATCAGGGATTACTATCGTAATGAGCGAAGCCATAGCAAATCCAACAACCACACTCCAGTTTCACGATCTTTCTATAGAACAAGGCTTGCACCGGCTTTTTGAGAATTATGATATTTTTTTCTTTTATACCCGAGACGACGGCAAATCGACTCGCCTTGCAACTGTTTGGGTCTATCCGCAAGGCCGAGGAAAAAAATTTGCACCAATTTCTCCGCCAATTGCAACACTCACCAATGAGAGTATAAAAGACATAACGGATGCGGACTCAGTCAAGCGGGCCACAGCCATTACCAATCTGGTTGAGCAACAAGGCAGTGCTGCAACCGAAATTGTAAAAAACGCACTCACGGACCCTGATGAGCTCATCCGTATTCAGACATTGGATGCCGCTCTCCGGGCTCAGATAGACTTACCGCTAGATACACTCACAGATCTGGCTCAAAACGATGCCTCTGCGAAAATTCGCTCTATCGCCCTTGCTGGCTTGTTCAACCGCTCCGCAAACGGTTTAATCGGATCATCTGATATCTTGGATGCTCTAGCAACTGCTCAAAAAGACGACGATCCGGAAGTATCAGAACTTGCCGCACAACTGATGCAATCCTTGGAAGAAACGCCAACCGAGTCAAACGAGCAGGAATCCCAGGAATCTCAAGAACAATCGATGGATCCTTAA
- a CDS encoding IS3 family transposase (programmed frameshift): MSKKRRNHSPQFKAKVALAAIKGDKTLAELSSEFNVHPNQITQWKQQLQDNASELFSKGKPNSSVSDETIKDLHAKIGQLTVENGFFSQSARSLDRAQRKEKIDPQAELPVTQQCKLLALSRSSVYYRPVEVSDEDLRLMKAIDAIHLEQPFRGSRRIRDELLDRKVVASINRKKVQRLMRQMGLVALYPKKKTSLPSKGHKIYPYLLKGLTIDRPNQVWATDICYIPMAKGFLYLVAVMDWHSRKVLSWRLSNTMDSRFCLEALEEAIECYGAPEMFNTDQGSQFTSDKFTGMLNAHSIKISMDGKGRWVDNVFIERLWRSLKYEDVYLKAYETPRQAEIEIGRYFRFYNEKRRHQGLEGKTPDEVYDADLLNEQKAA; encoded by the exons ATGAGCAAAAAAAGAAGAAATCACTCTCCGCAGTTCAAAGCCAAGGTAGCCTTGGCAGCAATTAAAGGCGATAAAACCTTAGCCGAATTATCGTCTGAGTTTAATGTTCACCCGAATCAGATCACGCAATGGAAGCAGCAATTGCAGGATAATGCCAGCGAGCTGTTCAGCAAGGGCAAGCCTAACTCATCAGTTTCCGATGAAACCATCAAGGATCTGCATGCGAAGATCGGGCAGCTGACGGTGGAAAACG GATTTTTTAGCCAAAGTGCTCGGTCGCTAGATCGAGCTCAACGCAAAGAAAAAATTGATCCCCAAGCGGAGCTACCTGTGACCCAACAATGTAAATTACTGGCGCTGAGCCGTTCTAGCGTCTATTACCGGCCTGTCGAGGTGTCCGATGAAGACCTGAGGCTGATGAAAGCCATCGATGCCATTCATCTGGAGCAGCCGTTCAGAGGGAGCCGGCGGATACGCGATGAGCTGCTGGATCGAAAGGTTGTCGCTTCTATCAACCGTAAGAAAGTGCAACGCCTGATGCGGCAAATGGGCTTGGTTGCGCTTTATCCGAAAAAGAAGACCAGCCTGCCAAGCAAGGGCCATAAAATCTACCCTTACTTGCTGAAGGGCTTGACTATTGACCGTCCCAATCAAGTTTGGGCAACCGATATCTGTTATATTCCGATGGCCAAAGGCTTTCTCTACTTGGTCGCGGTCATGGACTGGCATAGCCGCAAGGTCCTGAGCTGGCGCCTGTCGAATACGATGGACTCCCGCTTTTGCCTGGAAGCTTTGGAAGAAGCGATTGAGTGTTACGGGGCTCCGGAAATGTTCAATACCGACCAGGGTAGCCAATTTACCAGTGACAAATTTACTGGCATGCTCAACGCCCATAGCATCAAGATCAGCATGGACGGAAAAGGTCGTTGGGTCGATAATGTCTTTATTGAACGGCTCTGGCGCAGCTTAAAATATGAAGACGTCTATTTGAAGGCGTATGAAACGCCACGGCAAGCTGAAATAGAGATCGGTCGCTATTTCCGCTTCTACAATGAAAAACGACGGCATCAGGGATTAGAGGGAAAAACGCCGGATGAAGTCTATGATGCTGATCTTTTGAATGAGCAAAAGGCGGCATAA